The following proteins are co-located in the Phyllostomus discolor isolate MPI-MPIP mPhyDis1 chromosome 1, mPhyDis1.pri.v3, whole genome shotgun sequence genome:
- the MAN2C1 gene encoding alpha-mannosidase 2C1 isoform X3: MAAAPFLKHWRTTLERVEKFVSPLYSTDCNLRGRLFGDSCPVAALSSFLTPERLSYQEAVQQDFRPAQVGDSFGPTWWTCWFRVELTIPEAWVGQEVHLRWESDGEGLVWRDGEPVQGLTKEGDKTSYVLTDRLGEGDPRSLILYVEVACNGLLGAGKGTMIAAPDPEKMFQVSRAELALFHRDVHKLLVDLELLLGVAKGLGEDNQRSFQALYTANQIVNVCDPAEPETFPAAQDLASKFFGQRGGESQHTIHAMGHCHIDTAWLWPFKETVRKCARSWITAVQLMERNPEFIFVCSQAQQLEWVRNHYPGLYARLQEFACHGQFVPVGGTWVEMFWLPDTFGYSAQLPQIMRSCGIRHFLTQKLSWNLVNNFPHHTFFWEGLDGSRVLAHFPPGDSYGMEGSVEEVLKTVAKNRDKGRTNHSAFLFGFGDGGGGPTQTMVDRLKRLYNTDGLPRVQLSSPGQLFSMLESDSEQLCTWVGELFLELHNGTYTTHAQIKKGNRECERILHDVELLSSLALVRSTPFLYPAAQLQGLWRLLLLNQFHDVVTGSCIQLVAEEAMCHYEDIRSQGNTLLSAAAAALCAGEPGPEGLLIVNTLPWKRTEVLALPRPGGAHSLALVTVPSMGYAPVPAPTSLQPLLPQQPVFVVQETDGSVTLDNGIIRVKLDPTGRLTSLVLVASSREAIAEGAVGNQFVLFDDVPLYWDAWDVMDYHLETRKPVLGQAGTLAVGTEGGVRGSAWFLLQISPNSRLSQEVVLDAGCPYVRFHTEVHWHEAHKFLKVEFPARVRSPQATYEVQFGHLQRPTHYNTSWDWARFEVWTHRWMDLSEHGFGLALLNDCKYGSSVRGNVLSLSLLRAPKAPDATADMGRHEFTYALMPHTGSFQDAGVIQAAYSLNFPLLALPTPGRAPVSAWSAFTVSSPAVVLETVKKAETNPQDHTLVLRLYEAYGSHVDCWLHTSLPVQEAVLCDLLERRDPAGHLPLRDSRLKLTFSPFQIQSLLLVLQPTPELSP, from the exons ATGGCAGCGGCACCGTTTCTGAAGCACTGGCGCACTACGCTGGAGCGGGTGGAGAAATTTGTGTCGCCACTCTACTCTACGGACTGCAACCTCCGCGGCAG GCTCTTCGGAGACAGCTGCCCGGTGGCTGCGCTCTCTAGCTTCCTGACGCCCGAGAGGCTGTCCTACCAGGAGGCAGTCCAGCAGGACTTCCGCCCTGCGCAGGTCGGCGACAGCTTCGGACCCAC GTGGTGGACTTGTTGGTTCCGGGTGGAGCTGACCATCCCAGAGGCATGGGTGGGTCAGGAAGTTCACCTTCGCTGGGAAAGTGATGGAGAAGGCCTGGTGTGGCGTGATGGGGAACCAGTTCAG GGTTTGACCAAAGAAGGGGATAAGACCAGCTATGTCCTGACTGATAGGCTGGGGGAAGGAGATCCCCGGAG CCTGATCCTGTATGTGGAAGTTGCCTGCAATGGgctcctgggggctgggaagggcacCATGATTGCAGCCCCAGACCCAGAGAAGATGTTCCAGGTGAGCAGGGCCGAGCTGGCCTTGTTCCACCGGGATGTCCACAAACTCCTGGTGGATCTGGAGTTGCTGTTGGGCGTGGCCAAG GGCCTTGGGGAAGACAACCAGCGCAGCTTCCAGGCACTGTACACAGCCAACCAGATTGTGAACGTTTGTGACCCTGCGGAGCCTGAAACCTTCCCAGCGGCCCAGGACCTGGCCTCCAAGTTCTTTGGTCAACGTGGAGGTGAAAGCCAACATACCATTCATGCCATGGGGCACTGCCACATTGATACAG CCTGGCTTTGGCCCTTCAAGGAGACAGTGCGGAAATGTGCTCGGAGTTGGATAACAGCTGTGCAGCTCATGGAGCGGAACCCTGAGTTCATCTTTGTCTGTTCCCAG gCGCAGCAGCTCGAGTGGGTGAGGAACCACTACCCTGGCTTGTATGCCCGGCTACAGGAGTTCGCCTGCCATGGGCAGTTTGTGCCTGTAGGGGGCACCTGGGTGGAGATG TTCTGGCTGCCAGACACGTTTGGCTATTCAGCACAGCTTCCTCAGATCATGCGCAGCTGTGGCATCAGACACTTCCTGACCCAGAAACTGAGCTGGAACTTGGTGAACAACTTCCCG CACCATACCTTTTTCTGGGAAGGGCTGGATGGCTCCCGTGTGCTGGCTCACTTCCCACCTGGTGACTCATATGGGATGGAGGGCAGTGTGGAGGAG GTGCTGAAGACCGTGGCCAAAAACCGGGACAAAGGGCGGACCAATCACAGTGCCTTCCTCTTTGGCTTTGGGGATGGGGGCGGTGGCCCCACGCAGACCATGGTGGACCGCTTGAAGCGTCTGTACAATACAGACGGGCTGCCCAG GGTGCAGCTGTCTTCTCCGGGGCAACTCTTCTCAATGCTGGAGAGCGACTCAGAGCAGCTGTGCACATGGGTCGGGGAGCTCTTCCTGGAGCTGCATAATGGCACCTACACCACCCACGCCCAG ATCAAGAAGGGGAACCGGGAGTGTGAGCGCATCCTTCATGACGTGGAGCTGCTCAGCAGCCTGGCCCTGGTCCGCAGCACCCCATTTCTGTACCCAGCAGCCCAGCTGCAGGGCCTCTGGAG GCTTCTACTCCTGAACCAGTTCCACGATGTGGTGACTGGAAGCTGCATTCAGCTAGTGGCCGAGGAAGCCATGTGCCACTATGAAG ATATCCGTTCCCAAGGCAACACACTGCTTAGCGCTGCAGCTGCAGCCCTGTGTGCTGGGGAACCAGGTCCTGAGGGCCTCCTCATTGTCAACACACTGCCCTGGAAGCGCACTGAAGTTTtggccctgcccaggcctggtGGAGCCCACAGCTTAG CACTGGTGACAGTGCCCAGCATGGGTTATGCTCCTGTTCCAGCCCCCACTTCActgcagcccctgctgccccagcagCCTGTGTTTGTTGTGCAAGAG ACTGACGGTTCTGTGACTCTGGACAATGGCATCATCCGGGTGAAGCTGGACCCAACTGGCCGCCTGACATCCCTGGTGCTGGTGGCTTCTAGCAG GGAGGCTATTGCTGAGGGTGCCGTGGGGAACCAGTTTGTGCTGTTTGATGATGTCCCTCTGTACTGGGATGCATGGGATGTCATGGATTACCACCTGGAGACACG GAAGCCAGTGCTAGGCCAGGCAGGGACCCTGGCAGTGGGCACTGAGGGTGGCGTGCGGGGCAGTGCCTGGTTCCTGCTACAGATCAGCCCCAACAGTCGGCTCAGCCAGGAGGTGGTACTGGATGCTGGCTGCCCTTATGTCCGCTTCCACACCGAG GTACATTGGCATGAAGCCCACAAATTCCTGAAGGTGGAGTTCCCTGCCCGTGTGCGGAGCCCCCAGGCCACCTACGAGGTCCAGTTCGGGCACTTGCAGCGGCCTACCCACTACAACACCTCTTGGGACTGGGCACGGTTTGAG GTGTGGACCCACCGCTGGATGGACTTATCAGAACACGGCTTCGGGCTGGCCCTGCTCAATGACTGCAAGTATGGCTCTTCGGTTCGGGGCAACGTCCTCAGCCTTTCACT CTTGCGGGCCCCTAAGGCCCCTGATGCCACTGCTGACATGGGGCGCCATGAGTTCACATATGCACTGATGCCGCACACGG GCTCTTTCCAGGATGCTGGTGTTATCCAAGCAGCCTACAGCCTCAACTTCCCTCTGTTGGCTCTGCCCACCCCAGGCCGGGCACCTGTGTCCGCCTGGagtgccttcactgtgtcctccCCCGCTGTGGTGCTGGAGACCGTCAAGAAG GCTGAAACCAATCCCCAGGACCACACGCTGGTGCTCAGGCTGTACGAGGCCTACGGCAGCCACGTGGATTGCTGGCTGCACACGTCGTTGCCAGTTCAGGAAGCCGTCCT CTGCGACCTTCTGGAGCGCCGAGACCCTGCTGGCCACCTGCCCCTTAGGGACTCCCGCCTGAAGCTCACCTTTTCTCCCTTCCAAATTCAATCTCTGTTGCTAGTGCTGCAACCTACCCCTGAACTAAGTCCCTGA
- the MAN2C1 gene encoding alpha-mannosidase 2C1 isoform X4 yields the protein MAAAPFLKHWRTTLERVEKFVSPLYSTDCNLRGRWWTCWFRVELTIPEAWVGQEVHLRWESDGEGLVWRDGEPVQGLTKEGDKTSYVLTDRLGEGDPRSLILYVEVACNGLLGAGKGTMIAAPDPEKMFQVSRAELALFHRDVHKLLVDLELLLGVAKGLGEDNQRSFQALYTANQIVNVCDPAEPETFPAAQDLASKFFGQRGGESQHTIHAMGHCHIDTAWLWPFKETVRKCARSWITAVQLMERNPEFIFVCSQAQQLEWVRNHYPGLYARLQEFACHGQFVPVGGTWVEMDGNIPSGEAMVRQFLQGQNFFLQEFGKMCTEFWLPDTFGYSAQLPQIMRSCGIRHFLTQKLSWNLVNNFPHHTFFWEGLDGSRVLAHFPPGDSYGMEGSVEEVLKTVAKNRDKGRTNHSAFLFGFGDGGGGPTQTMVDRLKRLYNTDGLPRVQLSSPGQLFSMLESDSEQLCTWVGELFLELHNGTYTTHAQIKKGNRECERILHDVELLSSLALVRSTPFLYPAAQLQGLWRLLLLNQFHDVVTGSCIQLVAEEAMCHYEDIRSQGNTLLSAAAAALCAGEPGPEGLLIVNTLPWKRTEVLALPRPGGAHSLALVTVPSMGYAPVPAPTSLQPLLPQQPVFVVQETDGSVTLDNGIIRVKLDPTGRLTSLVLVASSREAIAEGAVGNQFVLFDDVPLYWDAWDVMDYHLETRKPVLGQAGTLAVGTEGGVRGSAWFLLQISPNSRLSQEVVLDAGCPYVRFHTEVHWHEAHKFLKVEFPARVRSPQATYEVQFGHLQRPTHYNTSWDWARFEVWTHRWMDLSEHGFGLALLNDCKYGSSVRGNVLSLSLLRAPKAPDATADMGRHEFTYALMPHTGSFQDAGVIQAAYSLNFPLLALPTPGRAPVSAWSAFTVSSPAVVLETVKKAETNPQDHTLVLRLYEAYGSHVDCWLHTSLPVQEAVLCDLLERRDPAGHLPLRDSRLKLTFSPFQIQSLLLVLQPTPELSP from the exons ATGGCAGCGGCACCGTTTCTGAAGCACTGGCGCACTACGCTGGAGCGGGTGGAGAAATTTGTGTCGCCACTCTACTCTACGGACTGCAACCTCCGCGGCAG GTGGTGGACTTGTTGGTTCCGGGTGGAGCTGACCATCCCAGAGGCATGGGTGGGTCAGGAAGTTCACCTTCGCTGGGAAAGTGATGGAGAAGGCCTGGTGTGGCGTGATGGGGAACCAGTTCAG GGTTTGACCAAAGAAGGGGATAAGACCAGCTATGTCCTGACTGATAGGCTGGGGGAAGGAGATCCCCGGAG CCTGATCCTGTATGTGGAAGTTGCCTGCAATGGgctcctgggggctgggaagggcacCATGATTGCAGCCCCAGACCCAGAGAAGATGTTCCAGGTGAGCAGGGCCGAGCTGGCCTTGTTCCACCGGGATGTCCACAAACTCCTGGTGGATCTGGAGTTGCTGTTGGGCGTGGCCAAG GGCCTTGGGGAAGACAACCAGCGCAGCTTCCAGGCACTGTACACAGCCAACCAGATTGTGAACGTTTGTGACCCTGCGGAGCCTGAAACCTTCCCAGCGGCCCAGGACCTGGCCTCCAAGTTCTTTGGTCAACGTGGAGGTGAAAGCCAACATACCATTCATGCCATGGGGCACTGCCACATTGATACAG CCTGGCTTTGGCCCTTCAAGGAGACAGTGCGGAAATGTGCTCGGAGTTGGATAACAGCTGTGCAGCTCATGGAGCGGAACCCTGAGTTCATCTTTGTCTGTTCCCAG gCGCAGCAGCTCGAGTGGGTGAGGAACCACTACCCTGGCTTGTATGCCCGGCTACAGGAGTTCGCCTGCCATGGGCAGTTTGTGCCTGTAGGGGGCACCTGGGTGGAGATG GATGGGAACATTCCTAGTGGAGAGGCCATGGTGAGGCAGTTCCTACAGGGCCAGAACTTCTTCCTGCAGGAGTTTGGGAAGATGTGCACTGAG TTCTGGCTGCCAGACACGTTTGGCTATTCAGCACAGCTTCCTCAGATCATGCGCAGCTGTGGCATCAGACACTTCCTGACCCAGAAACTGAGCTGGAACTTGGTGAACAACTTCCCG CACCATACCTTTTTCTGGGAAGGGCTGGATGGCTCCCGTGTGCTGGCTCACTTCCCACCTGGTGACTCATATGGGATGGAGGGCAGTGTGGAGGAG GTGCTGAAGACCGTGGCCAAAAACCGGGACAAAGGGCGGACCAATCACAGTGCCTTCCTCTTTGGCTTTGGGGATGGGGGCGGTGGCCCCACGCAGACCATGGTGGACCGCTTGAAGCGTCTGTACAATACAGACGGGCTGCCCAG GGTGCAGCTGTCTTCTCCGGGGCAACTCTTCTCAATGCTGGAGAGCGACTCAGAGCAGCTGTGCACATGGGTCGGGGAGCTCTTCCTGGAGCTGCATAATGGCACCTACACCACCCACGCCCAG ATCAAGAAGGGGAACCGGGAGTGTGAGCGCATCCTTCATGACGTGGAGCTGCTCAGCAGCCTGGCCCTGGTCCGCAGCACCCCATTTCTGTACCCAGCAGCCCAGCTGCAGGGCCTCTGGAG GCTTCTACTCCTGAACCAGTTCCACGATGTGGTGACTGGAAGCTGCATTCAGCTAGTGGCCGAGGAAGCCATGTGCCACTATGAAG ATATCCGTTCCCAAGGCAACACACTGCTTAGCGCTGCAGCTGCAGCCCTGTGTGCTGGGGAACCAGGTCCTGAGGGCCTCCTCATTGTCAACACACTGCCCTGGAAGCGCACTGAAGTTTtggccctgcccaggcctggtGGAGCCCACAGCTTAG CACTGGTGACAGTGCCCAGCATGGGTTATGCTCCTGTTCCAGCCCCCACTTCActgcagcccctgctgccccagcagCCTGTGTTTGTTGTGCAAGAG ACTGACGGTTCTGTGACTCTGGACAATGGCATCATCCGGGTGAAGCTGGACCCAACTGGCCGCCTGACATCCCTGGTGCTGGTGGCTTCTAGCAG GGAGGCTATTGCTGAGGGTGCCGTGGGGAACCAGTTTGTGCTGTTTGATGATGTCCCTCTGTACTGGGATGCATGGGATGTCATGGATTACCACCTGGAGACACG GAAGCCAGTGCTAGGCCAGGCAGGGACCCTGGCAGTGGGCACTGAGGGTGGCGTGCGGGGCAGTGCCTGGTTCCTGCTACAGATCAGCCCCAACAGTCGGCTCAGCCAGGAGGTGGTACTGGATGCTGGCTGCCCTTATGTCCGCTTCCACACCGAG GTACATTGGCATGAAGCCCACAAATTCCTGAAGGTGGAGTTCCCTGCCCGTGTGCGGAGCCCCCAGGCCACCTACGAGGTCCAGTTCGGGCACTTGCAGCGGCCTACCCACTACAACACCTCTTGGGACTGGGCACGGTTTGAG GTGTGGACCCACCGCTGGATGGACTTATCAGAACACGGCTTCGGGCTGGCCCTGCTCAATGACTGCAAGTATGGCTCTTCGGTTCGGGGCAACGTCCTCAGCCTTTCACT CTTGCGGGCCCCTAAGGCCCCTGATGCCACTGCTGACATGGGGCGCCATGAGTTCACATATGCACTGATGCCGCACACGG GCTCTTTCCAGGATGCTGGTGTTATCCAAGCAGCCTACAGCCTCAACTTCCCTCTGTTGGCTCTGCCCACCCCAGGCCGGGCACCTGTGTCCGCCTGGagtgccttcactgtgtcctccCCCGCTGTGGTGCTGGAGACCGTCAAGAAG GCTGAAACCAATCCCCAGGACCACACGCTGGTGCTCAGGCTGTACGAGGCCTACGGCAGCCACGTGGATTGCTGGCTGCACACGTCGTTGCCAGTTCAGGAAGCCGTCCT CTGCGACCTTCTGGAGCGCCGAGACCCTGCTGGCCACCTGCCCCTTAGGGACTCCCGCCTGAAGCTCACCTTTTCTCCCTTCCAAATTCAATCTCTGTTGCTAGTGCTGCAACCTACCCCTGAACTAAGTCCCTGA
- the MAN2C1 gene encoding alpha-mannosidase 2C1 isoform X5: MIAAPDPEKMFQVSRAELALFHRDVHKLLVDLELLLGVAKGLGEDNQRSFQALYTANQIVNVCDPAEPETFPAAQDLASKFFGQRGGESQHTIHAMGHCHIDTAWLWPFKETVRKCARSWITAVQLMERNPEFIFVCSQAQQLEWVRNHYPGLYARLQEFACHGQFVPVGGTWVEMDGNIPSGEAMVRQFLQGQNFFLQEFGKMCTEFWLPDTFGYSAQLPQIMRSCGIRHFLTQKLSWNLVNNFPHHTFFWEGLDGSRVLAHFPPGDSYGMEGSVEEVLKTVAKNRDKGRTNHSAFLFGFGDGGGGPTQTMVDRLKRLYNTDGLPRVQLSSPGQLFSMLESDSEQLCTWVGELFLELHNGTYTTHAQIKKGNRECERILHDVELLSSLALVRSTPFLYPAAQLQGLWRLLLLNQFHDVVTGSCIQLVAEEAMCHYEDIRSQGNTLLSAAAAALCAGEPGPEGLLIVNTLPWKRTEVLALPRPGGAHSLALVTVPSMGYAPVPAPTSLQPLLPQQPVFVVQETDGSVTLDNGIIRVKLDPTGRLTSLVLVASSREAIAEGAVGNQFVLFDDVPLYWDAWDVMDYHLETRKPVLGQAGTLAVGTEGGVRGSAWFLLQISPNSRLSQEVVLDAGCPYVRFHTEVHWHEAHKFLKVEFPARVRSPQATYEVQFGHLQRPTHYNTSWDWARFEVWTHRWMDLSEHGFGLALLNDCKYGSSVRGNVLSLSLLRAPKAPDATADMGRHEFTYALMPHTGSFQDAGVIQAAYSLNFPLLALPTPGRAPVSAWSAFTVSSPAVVLETVKKAETNPQDHTLVLRLYEAYGSHVDCWLHTSLPVQEAVLCDLLERRDPAGHLPLRDSRLKLTFSPFQIQSLLLVLQPTPELSP; the protein is encoded by the exons ATGATTGCAGCCCCAGACCCAGAGAAGATGTTCCAGGTGAGCAGGGCCGAGCTGGCCTTGTTCCACCGGGATGTCCACAAACTCCTGGTGGATCTGGAGTTGCTGTTGGGCGTGGCCAAG GGCCTTGGGGAAGACAACCAGCGCAGCTTCCAGGCACTGTACACAGCCAACCAGATTGTGAACGTTTGTGACCCTGCGGAGCCTGAAACCTTCCCAGCGGCCCAGGACCTGGCCTCCAAGTTCTTTGGTCAACGTGGAGGTGAAAGCCAACATACCATTCATGCCATGGGGCACTGCCACATTGATACAG CCTGGCTTTGGCCCTTCAAGGAGACAGTGCGGAAATGTGCTCGGAGTTGGATAACAGCTGTGCAGCTCATGGAGCGGAACCCTGAGTTCATCTTTGTCTGTTCCCAG gCGCAGCAGCTCGAGTGGGTGAGGAACCACTACCCTGGCTTGTATGCCCGGCTACAGGAGTTCGCCTGCCATGGGCAGTTTGTGCCTGTAGGGGGCACCTGGGTGGAGATG GATGGGAACATTCCTAGTGGAGAGGCCATGGTGAGGCAGTTCCTACAGGGCCAGAACTTCTTCCTGCAGGAGTTTGGGAAGATGTGCACTGAG TTCTGGCTGCCAGACACGTTTGGCTATTCAGCACAGCTTCCTCAGATCATGCGCAGCTGTGGCATCAGACACTTCCTGACCCAGAAACTGAGCTGGAACTTGGTGAACAACTTCCCG CACCATACCTTTTTCTGGGAAGGGCTGGATGGCTCCCGTGTGCTGGCTCACTTCCCACCTGGTGACTCATATGGGATGGAGGGCAGTGTGGAGGAG GTGCTGAAGACCGTGGCCAAAAACCGGGACAAAGGGCGGACCAATCACAGTGCCTTCCTCTTTGGCTTTGGGGATGGGGGCGGTGGCCCCACGCAGACCATGGTGGACCGCTTGAAGCGTCTGTACAATACAGACGGGCTGCCCAG GGTGCAGCTGTCTTCTCCGGGGCAACTCTTCTCAATGCTGGAGAGCGACTCAGAGCAGCTGTGCACATGGGTCGGGGAGCTCTTCCTGGAGCTGCATAATGGCACCTACACCACCCACGCCCAG ATCAAGAAGGGGAACCGGGAGTGTGAGCGCATCCTTCATGACGTGGAGCTGCTCAGCAGCCTGGCCCTGGTCCGCAGCACCCCATTTCTGTACCCAGCAGCCCAGCTGCAGGGCCTCTGGAG GCTTCTACTCCTGAACCAGTTCCACGATGTGGTGACTGGAAGCTGCATTCAGCTAGTGGCCGAGGAAGCCATGTGCCACTATGAAG ATATCCGTTCCCAAGGCAACACACTGCTTAGCGCTGCAGCTGCAGCCCTGTGTGCTGGGGAACCAGGTCCTGAGGGCCTCCTCATTGTCAACACACTGCCCTGGAAGCGCACTGAAGTTTtggccctgcccaggcctggtGGAGCCCACAGCTTAG CACTGGTGACAGTGCCCAGCATGGGTTATGCTCCTGTTCCAGCCCCCACTTCActgcagcccctgctgccccagcagCCTGTGTTTGTTGTGCAAGAG ACTGACGGTTCTGTGACTCTGGACAATGGCATCATCCGGGTGAAGCTGGACCCAACTGGCCGCCTGACATCCCTGGTGCTGGTGGCTTCTAGCAG GGAGGCTATTGCTGAGGGTGCCGTGGGGAACCAGTTTGTGCTGTTTGATGATGTCCCTCTGTACTGGGATGCATGGGATGTCATGGATTACCACCTGGAGACACG GAAGCCAGTGCTAGGCCAGGCAGGGACCCTGGCAGTGGGCACTGAGGGTGGCGTGCGGGGCAGTGCCTGGTTCCTGCTACAGATCAGCCCCAACAGTCGGCTCAGCCAGGAGGTGGTACTGGATGCTGGCTGCCCTTATGTCCGCTTCCACACCGAG GTACATTGGCATGAAGCCCACAAATTCCTGAAGGTGGAGTTCCCTGCCCGTGTGCGGAGCCCCCAGGCCACCTACGAGGTCCAGTTCGGGCACTTGCAGCGGCCTACCCACTACAACACCTCTTGGGACTGGGCACGGTTTGAG GTGTGGACCCACCGCTGGATGGACTTATCAGAACACGGCTTCGGGCTGGCCCTGCTCAATGACTGCAAGTATGGCTCTTCGGTTCGGGGCAACGTCCTCAGCCTTTCACT CTTGCGGGCCCCTAAGGCCCCTGATGCCACTGCTGACATGGGGCGCCATGAGTTCACATATGCACTGATGCCGCACACGG GCTCTTTCCAGGATGCTGGTGTTATCCAAGCAGCCTACAGCCTCAACTTCCCTCTGTTGGCTCTGCCCACCCCAGGCCGGGCACCTGTGTCCGCCTGGagtgccttcactgtgtcctccCCCGCTGTGGTGCTGGAGACCGTCAAGAAG GCTGAAACCAATCCCCAGGACCACACGCTGGTGCTCAGGCTGTACGAGGCCTACGGCAGCCACGTGGATTGCTGGCTGCACACGTCGTTGCCAGTTCAGGAAGCCGTCCT CTGCGACCTTCTGGAGCGCCGAGACCCTGCTGGCCACCTGCCCCTTAGGGACTCCCGCCTGAAGCTCACCTTTTCTCCCTTCCAAATTCAATCTCTGTTGCTAGTGCTGCAACCTACCCCTGAACTAAGTCCCTGA